DNA sequence from the Pirellulales bacterium genome:
CACATTCTTGGAGGCTACCATCGTACCGTCACTTTCCATGCAGCCGTTCCGCCAGATACTTGGGCAAAACATCTAGCGCCTCGGCGCGCAATAGAGTAAGAAAGTCCTCATCCGTGAAAAGCTCCTTGATTGCGGAGATCGCAAAAATAAGTCGCGTTTCGCACAGTTTCGCTTTGACGATAACCGAGCGTTGGCGATTTGCTTCTTTCTGATAGACGCGGACGAGGTCATTGGACGTCGGCTTGCCGTTGATCCGTGCGCATCCCTTGCGCATTGCCTTGCCGCGGGTTTTTCGTTGGCTGATCAATCTGCGAACGACCAGCAGCTGGCTGCCGCGCAGACTTTTGTTTTCGTACGCTTCCTGCAGGGCATGCTGGATGTTCTCGTCGTCTTCCAAGGCGACATAAGTGGCAAGGCGCAATGGCATTTGCCGCTTCACAACCGCCTGGACTAGCCGCTCCTCCCCATTCTTCAGCAATTTGAGGATGGCTCTCACGTAGGAAACGTCCAGACCGACTTTGGTAGCAATCTCCACCGGCTTCTGGCCACGTTCCTTCATATTGAGAATCTCCCACATTTGTTCCACACAGGCGGAGTGACGCCGCGCCAAGTTCTCCGTTAGGCTGATAAGCAGCAGTTCTTCGTCCGTAGCCTCAATTACCAAGGCCGGTATTTCGGTTTGGCCAAGCGAGTCAAACGCCTTGAGCCGGCCTTCACCGCAGCCGGTGGCATAGTAGGCTTGCCCGTTCTCGTCGATGCGGCAAGATACCGTGATCGGTCGCTTAAGGCCGACCCGGGATATGTTGCTGACCATTTCTTGGAACTTCGTTTTGCTCCGCGACCGCGGATTCAACACACGAATTTGGCTGGTTGGAATCAACTGCACGCCTTGTTCGAAGTTGCGCTTCATGATGCCACACGGAGCCTCGCCCGCTCGGCGAGGAACCAGAAATACTCGAGTGTGTCAAAT
Encoded proteins:
- a CDS encoding ParB N-terminal domain-containing protein, producing MKRNFEQGVQLIPTSQIRVLNPRSRSKTKFQEMVSNISRVGLKRPITVSCRIDENGQAYYATGCGEGRLKAFDSLGQTEIPALVIEATDEELLLISLTENLARRHSACVEQMWEILNMKERGQKPVEIATKVGLDVSYVRAILKLLKNGEERLVQAVVKRQMPLRLATYVALEDDENIQHALQEAYENKSLRGSQLLVVRRLISQRKTRGKAMRKGCARINGKPTSNDLVRVYQKEANRQRSVIVKAKLCETRLIFAISAIKELFTDEDFLTLLRAEALDVLPKYLAERLHGK